ACTCATTTCTTGTGCTGTTGCATTCTCACCATAGCATGTTCCCTAAAGAGCAACGCTCAACCTGGGATAAGTGGGCTACCATTGCACCCTTCTCGAAGACCATAAGTTCATAACCTGTGGTTACGTAACTGGCAAATGTTTAAATATTTTTAATCCTTTTGATCTGATGAATATGTGCACTTGTTCAAGGATTAATACTCTTGTCATGCTAGCTTTATCAGCGTTTATCATACTAATATAAAACACATTTTGTTTCATTATTGCAAATTTAAATTGTGTTTGGCTTCTATTCTGTTTTGTATATTTTAGGGAAGTAGGAACCAACCATTCATTTCTTATTGCAAAAGAGGGGATTCTGTAGATCAAATCTGTGAATATCTCCATTCATCATTTTTTAATGATTGTTATCGCAATTACACTGTGCTGATGAAATTCTCCTTGATCACTTGTGCTGTAGAACCCTGGGCAGTTCAAACTTTATTCAGGAGGACTGGCGTGGAAGAAGCAAGGGGGAGGAAAGATCATCGAGGTTGATAAAGCTGATATCACATCTGTGACATGGATGAGAATTCCTAAATCTTATCAGCTTAGTGTTGGGACAAAGGAGGGCCTCTGTTACAGGTTCTTTGGCTTCCGTGAACAGGTTATATTCTCCCATTGTTTTATCCGAATGATCTAATTTctatttctaacttgaaaatgcTAAAGAATGATAGTGAATTTGGATTTCTTATCATATACCTGATATCTGTTTTGATGCCTATTTTTGTTTCAGATAATTGAAAACAATGCATATTTTGACTCCAGTTTTATCCTGTCATTTTGTAGGATGTTAGTAGCCTGACTAACTACATTCAAAAGAGCACAGGAATCACACCACAGGAGAAGCAGCTTTCCATCAGTGGGCAGAACTGGGGTGGAATTGAAATAAATGGTTAGCCAAGTTTGATGTGGCATTTTGTATACTCCATTGCCTTTTGGTAACCTCTGCTTTGGTTTGATTTCTTCTACTATTATTTCTGTTTTAGGGAATGTGCTTTGCTTTAATGTCGGTTCAAAGGAAGCATTTGAAGTCTCTCTAGCGGATGTTTCACTAAGTCAGATGCAAGGAAAAACAGATGTTGTCCTTGAGTTCCATGTAGATGATACAACTGGGGCTAATGAGGTCTGTGGTTAAGTGTGTTTCTTTTAATCCATGTTCACCTGTTTTGTTAAAATTTATTGTTTGCTTACTTCACTGTTCTCTGGGAGTAAATTAAGAAGTTGATATTTATGTTTACAAATATCATTGAAGGGTACCCAAATGTCCTACTTATTTCATTTCATTGTGTCTCTTATTTGTTTGCAAATGATTTTTCTGCCGTAGATAGTTCAATCTCATTTAATGGTTTTCATTCCCATGGTTTGTCATTATATAAACTTTTCAAGTCTTTGACTACAGTGAGTTGAAGATCCATTAACAGTAGTTGCAATTTTAATGGTCTATGTTTGATCATTGTTATCGTTACAGCTGATCAACTCTTTTCCCTTGCTATGACTGCAGAAAGATTCACTCATGGATTTAAGTTTCCATGTACCAACTTCAAATACTCAATTCATTGGAGATGAGCATCGTACGTCAGCTCAGGTGAGGTTGTTGATAAGTTCAAAATGGCCaaaacacatgcatgcatgatgccaATTGGTGAAATATTTCCTTTGTAGATGCTATGGCAAGCTATCTCGGTTCAAATTGACGGAGGTGGCTCCTCAGAGGCGGCTGTTGCTACATTTGATGGAATTGCAATTCTTACACCAAGGTGGGAAAAATCTTACAGCAGAACATCTACTTCAATGTGTTTGTTTTACCTAAGTAGTTAATTGCCCCTTGTCCATTCAGAGGTCGATATAGTGTCGAGCTTCATCAGTCATTCTTGCGACTCCAAGGACAAGCTAATGATTTCAAAATACAGTACAGCAGTATTCTTCGTCTCTTTGTTTTACCAAAGGTTacatttatttcatatttattttatatGTGCTATCTTTTATTGCACACATTGTGGACTGCAAACTAATATATGGCTTCATCTCTTTCCTTTTTGCCTATGCAGTCACACAACCCTCATACTTTCGTGGTTATCACACTTGATCCACCTATTCGCAAAGGACAAACATTATATCCTCACATCGTTATTCAGGTGTTGTGCTACAATTAAATTTTTACACTAAATTGGATCAAATGTTCATATTCAACCGAAAATTAATTTCCTCATTTTGTGAACAGTTCGAGACAGAGACAATTGTTGAAAGGGAACTGACATTAAGTGAGGAGGTTTTGGCTGAAAAGTACAAGGATAGACTTCAGAGCTCTTATAGGGTGATACATTTATTCACTTTTGATAAGTAATCTATTCTTGCATCCATTGAATGGATACTAGCACATgctcatttattttatttttactgGTTATCTAACTTATGCGTATCACCTGTTGGCTTATTTCTTTCACATGATTGTATTTTCGTAATTACAtgcattattttttaatataatggAATTGTGCATGCTTTCTTAGCCCTGCGTATGGTTATTTTCCTTGCAAGTAGGGTGGTGATTAACCACATTTGGTGaagttttgcaattgagcaaaGAATTATGTAGGCCTAATGTTATTTTCATCTATCCCTGCACTCCAGACTTTTAATATGATCATCCGTTGTACTTGCGTCTTCAAATTAACTTTCTTGAATTATTGATTTATTTGTAGGGTCTAATACATGAGGTATTCTCCATGGTCCTTCGTGGCTTATCTGGTGCTAAAGTGACAAGGCCAAGTACGTTCCGCAGTTGCCAAGATGGATATGCTGTCAAGTCATCACTTAAAGCTGAAGATGGTTTGCTTTATCCACTTGAAAAGGCCTTCTTCTTTCTGCCAAAGCCCCCTACACTCATTTCTCATGATGAGGTTTGTTTTCTATGTTTAAAAATAAGATAAAAGATAGTTTttcattaatttattttgtCCTATGGTAACCTTTTATTGGCTGCAGATTGAGTACGTTGAGTTTGAGCGTCATGGTGCTGGTGGTGCTAGTATATCATCTCATTATTTTGACCTCCTAGTAAAGCTTAAAAACGATCAAGAACATCTCTTCAGAAACATCCAAAGGAATGAATACCATAACCTGTTCAATTTCATCAGGTATTTGATATGTGTTTGTTGATTTAATCACCATTGTAGCctccatatttttttatgaaacttaTATGGCTTCTTATTTCTTATAATTTTTCAAGCGGTAAGCACTTGAAAATTCTAAATCTTGGAGATGGTCAAGGTAGAGCTGGTGGTGTTACTGCTGTTCTTCAGAGCACCGATGATGAttcagttgatccacatctagagAGGATTAAAAATCAGGCTGGTAATGAGGAAAGTGATGAAGAGGTATTATATCTATTTAACTGATTCTGGATAGAGGCCCCTCGGCcatttgtatgttacatttttgtGTAATCTCTCTTCAACATTAGGATGAAGATTTTGTGGCGGAGAAGGATGATAGTGGATCTCCTACTGATGATTCTGATGAGGATGGCTCTGATGCTAGTTTGAGCGGGGAAGAAAAGGAGGTACTAAATTTACTCTTACAAAATACCGTAATAACTTTTTCAGTTTGAACTAGAACATCTAGAGTAGTATGCCACGCTAATGAACTTGTTTCAGAAATCTTCCAAGAAGGAAGCTAGTACATCAAAGCCACCTgtgaagaagaagcagaagagtGTGCCTGATGAAGGTTCTCAGAAAAAGAAGCCTAAGAAGAAGAAAGATCCAAATGCCCCTAAAAGAGCCATAGCTCCATTCATGTACTTCTCAAAGGCTGAGCGACCTGTAAGTTTCTTATAAGCCTGAGTGACAAAATTGAATAAAATTAGTAGGAGAAAAATCATGTTGCTTTCGTTGCAAATATTGGACCTAGCTTGCTATTTTTTCTACTCTACATGTATTTGCTAGGTTGCAAGAACAAACATGTTAGCTTTTGTCCTAGGATTTTGCAGATCAAATCGAAACATGAGGTATGTGTTGAATGTTAACTGGCACTTTCCCGTTGCAGAATATTAAGAGCAGCAACCCTGAACTAGCTACTACAGAGATCGCGAAGAAGCTTGGGGAGCGGTGGCAAAAGATGTCAGGTAATATTCCAGCTCTGTGATGCATACTTCCATTGCCGTGCACATACATATTCTTCATTATGGTGATCGTGTTTTCTTAGAGATACCACCATGGCAGAAGTGGAAATTATCCATTACGATTATTTCCTCTGGTCTCCTTTTTGCAGCTGAGGAGAGGCAGCCATACATTGAGCAGTCCCAGGTCGACAAGCAACGCTATGCAGAAGAGTCTGCTGCCTACCGTGGTGCAAGTACTCAGCAGGGCTCCGGAGGTGGGTCGGACTGAATGTGGCATCGTTTTGACAGTTAACTGCTGGGGAGGATTATTGAGCCATCAGTGTAAACTGAGCGATAAATTTTACCTAGCTTTTGAATCTTCTATCCAATCTGGTATCTTAGCTAGTGCTACCATTAATATCTGTTGCCTGGAAGTACTATAGAATCTATTCGCTATCAACTTTTAATGTGACATTCAGGTAAATACTCTGGCTGCAAAAATTGTGTTGAAACGTTTTGTGTGAAAAACATAGCAATGGTTAGTGATTAGTGAACTAGCGATACGTGTTGAAATTGTATGTGCAATAGATATGTGTGCATGAACTATGaccctatttgtttgagctttctaACAGTTTTTTAGCGTAGCGTGAAAAgtcagaagctcaaacaaatagtgATCATGTACCTTCCGAAAAGTTGGAAgctcagaaaagctgagtttatatgaaaagttgaaaagctcaattttatgagcttttcgtagctttttgagctcagaaagataaacacatcttctaaaagctagtgttgactttttcagaagcaaaaagcTTGCATTAGCTTTTCAGAAAAgttaaaagctgcagctcaataTCAAGAGTTCATGGTAATGGGTCAGGCTGCCGTAGTCCAGTCAAAATCAGGGTAGTAGCATCATCATACGTTATAGTACTAGCTACACGGTCTAAGAAAAATTCTCACATTTCAATTGTGGCATTTGTTAGGTAGCACCCCCTAAGGCTTTTTTAGCAAACGTTCACCCCTACTTGGTTTTGTTGGGCAATAAAAAAAGAGCACACACCCATCGTCAATTCCATCTATTTCAGCCGTTGATGGAGTCTTTATCAAAGTTGGAAATTTCTACAAGTACGACCCCAACACATTTTGGTTACCTTAAAAATTTGCAAACagtaaaatataaaaataaattatttgacCCTAAAGGATCTAACTGTAAAATAAAATAGTAGCATAAATGCtttacttgaaaaaaaatataaaaaatcaaaTTCCCACCAATAAAAATCGTCCATATGAGCATCGATCCCCTCGTTGAAACTATTATCCCCTAATAAACATTTATGCATGTTCATCGTAAACTACACCGTAACATCTATTCTTAATAGTGCAACAAGCAAACCAACAATGGCAACAAGCTATAATTTGGATAAAATGGGTGAAAAGAAACTCATCAATCTCTTACCATTGAAGGGCCTATTGCAAAAGGTGTAATCAAGAGTCGTATGGCAACAAATCAGATCAGGAAATTTTTTTCAAGAAATCAGAAGGACTACTGCAAAGGAAATATATCAAAAAGCCTACTATAAGGTGCAAGAGCCATAATATtaaggggcgtttggttcctttgcttatttttagcacatgtcacatcgaatgtttagatactaattaggagtattaaacgtctACTATTTACAAAAcgcattacataagtggagNNNNNNNNNNNNNNNNNNNNNNNNNNNNNNNNNNNNNNNNNNNNNNNNNNNNNNNNNNNNNNNNNNNNNNNNNNNNNNNNNNNNNNNNNNNNNNNNNNNNTACATAATTAGatgctaaacggcaagacgaatctattaagcctaattaatccatcattagcaaatgtttactgtagcaacacattatcaaatcatggactaattaggtttaatagattcgtctcgccgtttagcctccacttatgtaatgggttttgtaaatagtttacgtttaatactcctaattagtatctaaacattcgatgtgacggatgctaaaaataagcaaatgtaaCCATGGCCTTAGATTCAAATATAAAAATGGAGGCTAACGGAGAGAAGGCAAAATTcaaattgaataaataaaaggcATATTGAAGCGTATTACAAGGTCCACGGCAACATGCAAAAGGACTCCTGAACAAATGTCTACAACTGAATGATTTTTGTTTTTAGCATACCAAGAGAGAGCATAGTTATGTAGCTTCCAATTAGCAAAATGTTTATTCGACGGCGCATTATGGCACCAATAAGCCCATTCTTTATTGAGCTCGTGGTTAATTAGCTATGACTGTAATTATTTCATGAGTACATTTATTATGGAAAAATATCTGTTACCTGGCCGGTTTCTAGTTGACTCACAATACGTCATCTCAAAAATACGCGCGGTGTCGTGTTCCTTTCCACCTCCGCAGGCGCAGCGCAGCTCGCGCGTGCCGACCGACTTTCCTCTCCCGCCGCCACATAGGCCCcacccttctcttcctctctctacgcctcctctctctccaccagACCAGCTCAACGCCTCGCGCGGTCGCACCTCGACGGGCCCTGAGCTAGGGtttcctccgccgccaccacctctccCCCTGTTACGCGGCCGGTGCGCAGCCATGGCGCTGGCGCAGGCGGGCATGGGCCTCACGAAAGTCGTggtcctcgtcggcgccggcgtcgccggctcCGTCGTCCTCCGCAACGGCCGCCTCGCCGAGATCCTCGGCGAGCTCCAGGTGCGTCGCGTCCCCTGGCCGCGGGCCGCGCTCCGGCGCCTTGATGGTGGCCTGGTGATCCCGGGTCCTGATCCGGGGAGCGAGGCGATCCGGATTGCTCTGGTTCTGATGATTTATCATTTGTGACGCGTGGGTTTGTGCAGGAGATACTCGACAAGGGGAGCAAGGGGAAGGGcagcggagggggaggagatggCGAAGCCGACCTCAACGAGGCGCTCACCTCGCAGGTGATCTCCTTGCCTTTCATATAACTAGTTTGCTAGCATAGTAGTATGTTGGATGTGGCTGTGCGAACACGTTAGTGCCTGCTTCTGCCTCCGAGTAATTCAAATACAGCAGGACATCTTGTAATGTTCCCATAATCCTATTAATTCAATGCACCGGATTATCTGTCAGTGTTCAGCTCCCAAAGTAGAAATGCATCACGCAATTCAGTACTACTTTGGTGTATCCAATATTCAGACTTGATGTTATTGCCATGTTAATCGGTATCTCTGTTCCAATGGTCCAATGGAAATATTATCCCGAGcagtctcttttctttttaaacaAAGTATATGATAAAACATATACATCAGGGGAGACATTATGCTAGATCCCACGTGCTTCTCTATGGCTGAGGCTGTTTTTTGTTATTCTTGTGTGTACTTCTCCTTTGGTGAAGTGCTCATTGCAAAGTGGTGGGTTGATGATTTTTATCATAAAATGTTTTCTAAGTTTGTTGTGCTCGTTAATTTATTGTCTAGTCTCTAAATAGACCCCACAGTTCTCTGCGTCAGTCCACCATTGCAGCTGTGTACTTCTCTTCTGATATTGTTCTTTTGCATGCACATGCTTATCTCAAATGGTTACCATGACTGTATAAACAGATCCTTATATCTGTAATTTCCATACATGCTTAACTCAAACAGTTACCATGACCATAGAAACAAATCCTTTTATCTGCATTCGTCAAGGACTCCTAGTAGTGGACAATGCTGCTATAAACTTTGGATCGTTGCCCTgacacttttttcttcttcgaaTTCTCTCGTGCAATCTTTAGGGGAGAAGAAGTgggtgggggggagggggggggtgaTTGGTGGTGGCAGTGTTTGGGTTCTGAATTACCCTAACTTGCTTGGGAGTAAAAGGCTTTTGTCATGTTTCTTTTCACCAGAGGGATATCCTAGAGTAATCTCAATTCAAGTTTTGGAAGGTTGATATTTGATCTGTTTCCTTGTAGTCTGAACTTAGTTAAGATAATGATTCTACTATTACCTGTTGTTTATATTTCATTTTATGATCATGCAATGGGTTTGCATTGCACTTGGAATTAAGAACCCTTGGTACTTCTGGAAATGTTTATTAACTGTGCATTGATTTTTAGATCATTATGAAGTAGGGGTATACACCACACCAAGTAGGGCTTGCTCAGTTCAGATCGcctaaggccttgtttggatAAAACCATTCCCTCCCAATATATGTTGATCAGAGTGGAAAATGAACGAATTTCCCCCTCAATCCCTTCCAATATGTATGGATTGGGAGGGGATCACTGTGTTTTCAAACAAAGCCTGAGGGAGGAGGAGGTTAGGGGAGGGATTAGACTATAGATTGGGTTGACTATTCTATACTCATTTCTTGCTTGATGTCTGTGAATAATTATTGAGTATACTAAGCTTCCATATGTAAAGGCTCTTGTAACAATTGTATACAAGATCAGTCCAGATAGTCACTTGATCAACTTATTGGTAGGATACCAAAAATCATTGCCCTGGGGAACAAATAAGCTATTTAGGGAAATATATAACTTGCTTGATTCTCAAATCATTGGTTTGGGCCCACTGCTACAGCAATGTGGATATTGTTCACAAGCCTCAGAGCAGTGCATGATAAGCCCTGTCATGATGTGGTTATAATCCATAAAAACACATCATATGATTAATAGCTGAACATGGCACTTAAGCGTATGCAATTTCAGTGTTCTTCATGCAGTCTTTAATTGTTTCAATAACTACACTATTACTTGTCATGGTTAGTACAGATTCTGTATTTAGTGGTCATCTTTATTCAGTTTTCTCATGTCAAATGCAAACTCCATTATAGGTGCGTCGGCTGGCAATGGAGGTCCGACAGCTTACTTCCTCACGTCCGGTAACTGTTATTGCTGGAGGTTCTGGACAATCAGGTTTGTCTTGCTTGATTCAAACTCGAGGTGTGCCTGAGTTTTAAGTTTTGACTTAGGATAGGTGGATGCTATAAGTTTGTATTCAGGACATTAGCCTATATCCTTGGTGATAGCATATATGTTATACCATTGATCTTAATCTCTTTGCAGGAGTGTCAGGTCTGTTAGTACCTGCAGCAACTGTAGGGGCACTGGGATATGGCTATATGTGGTGGAAGGTATGTTCTTACTGGTGGTTCTGGACAATCAGGTCATGGCTATTTTATGCTTTCTTGGATGCTAGCAATTCGTTTGACAGTTTATGCTAATTTTGTGGGATCTGCCTGTTTTCTCATTTATATTTTCATCATTTCTTGTCATAAACTTATAATATAATTAAGTGTGACTCATTTTCCTTCTATTCTGAAAAGGCAGGTATGATTTTCTGGATTTTTTATATTTATCTGTTAAGGATTAAATTGTACCTGTTCTTCTTGAATTCCTCTTCTATCATCTATTATAGTACACGAGATTCTTATTACTCATTTTGTACTCTTTTTTGTCCAGGGCATCTCATTCTCAGATCTAATGTATGTTACCAAGCGCAACATGGCAAATGCTGTTTCAAGTATGACTAAACATTTGGAGCAAGTGCAAAGCTCGCTTGCTGTAAGTACTTCTTTCCTAGTTGCTTGTCACAGAATCCGTACCTTTTCCGCCTTTTTGAAAATATTGATTTAAGCTaagttttgacttttgagctCACTATGATTGCTAATTTGTCTTTCTCTAATACAATACTACTGTGGTAAGATGTTACTTTTAGTACTCTATTGTTTTAAAATAAGCTTAATGGTCTAATACTCATTTTGATGGCATACAAATTTTCATATGCTTAGTAAATCTAACTTATGAGGTTGTTGTTGATAACAAAAGTTAAGCTGTTGAAGGCAACGGGTGTTTTATTTAAGTGTTTGTTAGAAGTGAGAACTGTAGTTTGTTTTTTGAAACCAGAGTAAGATTTCCATGGGTTGTACCCTGgctatgtttttcttttctttttctatttgtgCCAGACATTTGTTAGGTGTTTAAATTGATTCTTGATGAAGTCAGTTCATGTTTTCCTCCAAGTTGTTCGTTGTGTATTTCTGCCACATGGTCTGAATGCCGTTGTTGAGATCTTTTGCTAGTTTGTTATACAAGAACCTGTGTGTTCTCAAATAGTTAAACCTTGATCTTCTTTTTGCAGGCTGCTAAAAGGCATTTGACGCAGCGCATTGAAAAGTTGGATGATAAATTGGATCAGCAAAAGGCTCTATCTGGACAAATAAGAGATGATGTACTTTTTTTCCTGAATATTACATCTTTGTACAAAGTCCATGCATTCAGTTGTTCAATATTCCACATCTTGCTCCATTTGTTCAAAGTCCATGCATTCAGTTGTTCAAAATCTGAAGTAGCATATACCATACCTAAGTAGCTGTTTTGTGTTTTAGTTTTTTCCCCCACTTCCTTGTTTCTCTTTTCTATGTTTTTGGTTTGTTTCTACTTGGGTTTGCCTTTCTTCCTATCTAATATAATGATACCTAGCCCTGCTGTGTgttcaagttttttttataattggATGTCAATATGCTCTTAACTGGCATCCATTAAAAACGCATGAAGAGAGTTCATTGGTCATACAGTTCTGAAATATCTACTTCATTATTCAGGTTACTGATGCACGACTGAAGCTCGAGAATATCGGTTCagaaattaaaaacatcaaagaATTAGTCTGGGGTCTTGTAAGTGTATATCTCATTTGAAGGTTACTAGTTGTTGCTACCAAGTTGTTTACTGAATTCTTTATACTTCTGCAGGATGGGAAAATTGATTCAATGGAAGCCAAACAGGTGGGCCTTCACTTGAAAAAAGATTATGTTGTTGTTCAGttgttcagtttttttttaaatgaac
This sequence is a window from Setaria italica strain Yugu1 chromosome III, Setaria_italica_v2.0, whole genome shotgun sequence. Protein-coding genes within it:
- the LOC101776318 gene encoding FACT complex subunit SSRP1-B, whose protein sequence is MMDGHHFNNISLGGRGGGNPGQFKLYSGGLAWKKQGGGKIIEVDKADITSVTWMRIPKSYQLSVGTKEGLCYRFFGFREQDVSSLTNYIQKSTGITPQEKQLSISGQNWGGIEINGNVLCFNVGSKEAFEVSLADVSLSQMQGKTDVVLEFHVDDTTGANEKDSLMDLSFHVPTSNTQFIGDEHRTSAQMLWQAISVQIDGGGSSEAAVATFDGIAILTPRGRYSVELHQSFLRLQGQANDFKIQYSSILRLFVLPKSHNPHTFVVITLDPPIRKGQTLYPHIVIQFETETIVERELTLSEEVLAEKYKDRLQSSYRGLIHEVFSMVLRGLSGAKVTRPSTFRSCQDGYAVKSSLKAEDGLLYPLEKAFFFLPKPPTLISHDEIEYVEFERHGAGGASISSHYFDLLVKLKNDQEHLFRNIQRNEYHNLFNFISGKHLKILNLGDGQGRAGGVTAVLQSTDDDSVDPHLERIKNQAGNEESDEEDEDFVAEKDDSGSPTDDSDEDGSDASLSGEEKEKSSKKEASTSKPPVKKKQKSVPDEGSQKKKPKKKKDPNAPKRAIAPFMYFSKAERPNIKSSNPELATTEIAKKLGERWQKMSAEERQPYIEQSQVDKQRYAEESAAYRGASTQQGSGGGSD
- the LOC101776722 gene encoding uncharacterized protein LOC101776722, coding for MALAQAGMGLTKVVVLVGAGVAGSVVLRNGRLAEILGELQEILDKGSKGKGSGGGGDGEADLNEALTSQVRRLAMEVRQLTSSRPVTVIAGGSGQSGVSGLLVPAATVGALGYGYMWWKGISFSDLMYVTKRNMANAVSSMTKHLEQVQSSLAAAKRHLTQRIEKLDDKLDQQKALSGQIRDDVTDARLKLENIGSEIKNIKELVWGLDGKIDSMEAKQDFSCAGVMYLCQFIEQNGGKLPERLEGPKVTGKRYGGQKVIQGLQLAIESGNFGKDAIDALINDSDSTDKINRSSSIKSVK